Proteins from a genomic interval of Paenibacillus sp. FSL H8-0048:
- the rfbA gene encoding glucose-1-phosphate thymidylyltransferase RfbA encodes MKGIILAGGSGTRLHPLTKSISKQILPVYDKPMIYYPLSVLMLAGIRDILIISTGRDIRLFQDLLGNGEQLGLTFQYAVQEQPRGLAEAFLIGEEFIGTDQVCMILGDNIFYGQSFSSILGRAIQRREGATIFGCRVQDPSAYGVVEFDNTGRAVALEEKPLYPRSHYAVPGLYFYDRQVVEIARHIKPSRRGEIEITDVNQEYLSRGQLNVELFGRGMAWLDTGTPDSLLEAANLVETVQKRQGLYVACIEEIAFNKGYITREQLLELARPLRKLAYGQYLLSIAEEAIITRV; translated from the coding sequence ATGAAGGGAATTATTCTGGCGGGAGGCTCGGGAACAAGGCTCCATCCGCTGACGAAGTCGATATCGAAGCAGATTCTGCCGGTGTATGACAAGCCGATGATCTATTATCCGCTGTCTGTCTTAATGCTGGCAGGCATCCGGGATATCCTGATTATCTCGACCGGAAGGGACATCCGGCTGTTCCAGGATCTTCTGGGCAATGGCGAACAACTGGGGCTAACCTTTCAATATGCAGTGCAGGAGCAGCCGCGCGGACTTGCGGAGGCGTTCCTGATCGGAGAAGAATTCATCGGCACAGATCAGGTGTGCATGATTCTGGGGGATAACATCTTCTACGGACAGAGCTTCAGCTCTATTCTGGGAAGAGCCATCCAGCGGCGGGAGGGGGCCACGATTTTCGGCTGCCGGGTACAAGATCCTTCCGCCTATGGTGTCGTTGAATTTGACAATACGGGCAGAGCTGTGGCACTGGAAGAGAAGCCCCTGTATCCCCGCTCTCATTATGCAGTGCCAGGTTTGTATTTCTATGACCGGCAGGTTGTGGAGATTGCCAGGCATATTAAGCCTTCCCGGCGCGGTGAGATTGAGATCACGGATGTGAACCAGGAGTATTTAAGCAGAGGACAATTGAACGTGGAATTGTTCGGCCGGGGTATGGCCTGGCTCGACACCGGAACGCCGGACTCGCTGCTGGAAGCGGCCAATCTGGTGGAGACTGTCCAGAAGCGGCAAGGGCTGTACGTGGCTTGCATTGAAGAGATTGCTTTCAATAAAGGATACATTACCAGAGAGCAGCTTCTGGAGCTGGCAAGGCCGCTGCGTAAGCTGGCCTACGGGCAATACTTGTTAAGCATAGCAGAAGAAGCGATTATCACTCGCGTATGA